A region from the Candidatus Electrothrix scaldis genome encodes:
- a CDS encoding TIGR04211 family SH3 domain-containing protein produces MIFITLSKQTARILFLVSLFALLIASSALSAEIKFVRPNLDIPVRRGKGNQYKILKFVKDGDQVEFFEESGNWAKVRLHNGVEGWMLNRYLSNEKPPVEQVHELQNENEQLKLENEKLARDLKRIDELQQASSEELEKLQSSASEQLALSENKCNKIKDEYKASQEFNKIAWFLSGAGVLLVGWMLGRFARGSQRRQNRLF; encoded by the coding sequence ATGATATTTATAACATTATCTAAACAAACTGCACGAATCTTATTTCTTGTATCGCTCTTCGCTCTCCTGATCGCAAGTTCAGCGCTTTCTGCTGAAATAAAGTTCGTTCGCCCGAATCTTGATATACCAGTCAGACGTGGCAAGGGAAATCAGTATAAGATCTTAAAATTCGTTAAAGATGGTGATCAGGTAGAATTTTTCGAGGAAAGCGGCAATTGGGCAAAGGTTCGCCTTCATAACGGCGTCGAGGGATGGATGCTCAATCGCTATCTCAGTAATGAAAAACCTCCGGTTGAACAAGTGCATGAGCTGCAAAATGAAAATGAACAGCTCAAATTGGAAAACGAAAAGTTAGCCCGTGATCTGAAAAGAATTGATGAGCTACAGCAAGCTAGCAGCGAGGAGCTGGAAAAATTACAAAGCTCAGCAAGTGAGCAACTCGCTTTGAGCGAAAATAAATGCAACAAGATCAAAGACGAATACAAGGCATCTCAGGAATTCAATAAAATTGCGTGGTTCTTGTCAGGGGCCGGGGTCTTACTGGTCGGGTGGATGCTTGGTCGTTTTGCCAGAGGCTCACAAAGAAGGCAAAACCGGCTTTTTTAA
- a CDS encoding transglycosylase SLT domain-containing protein, with product MKFGQMSINKLVIHLEIAVLGFVLIVLLLSALDQGSSLRKTTADGQTEQTQTVTIAPGAIDGLRTELFTDVHVPPRQREVWLGDLDGMFKRGQLRVLIPFSRTFFFRDKEQEFGLSVDILKRYEQFLSEQVAFGDKKTELVFLPTPKEHLVDELIAGKGDIAVADINLEPEQENAVKLVSPVNLEIREILVTGPHSPQFKNIFNLSGQEITLREKSPYAASLQKLNNTLKSIGKKPVIVHFADTFLQDEDLIEMTAAGLLPMTVVDSHVGEFWASVFHNLKLERNIAFRTAKEISWVIRADNHLLQDSVNFFKKNSYIPQNEHRELIEYYRRKGGFLHDNLQLAALERYHSLVPLFEEYGQEYKFPSLLLAALAYQESELDASWMGEQGKVGLMGVDPSALMQEGLGADLKQVRRAEENIQAATDYLRFLADHYFSSSQLSELDRNLMAIASYASSPEQIIAARKKAALAGYDPDIWFGNVETALLANQDKDIAQFVRNIYNYFKAYEYFLEKNVEQIQQP from the coding sequence ATGAAATTCGGACAAATGAGCATCAACAAACTGGTTATACATTTGGAAATCGCTGTGCTCGGCTTTGTCCTGATTGTCTTGTTACTCTCAGCACTTGATCAAGGCTCCAGCCTCAGAAAAACTACAGCAGATGGGCAGACCGAACAGACGCAGACTGTTACAATAGCCCCAGGAGCAATTGATGGGCTTCGAACAGAACTCTTTACAGACGTTCACGTCCCCCCACGCCAACGGGAAGTTTGGCTCGGCGACCTTGATGGTATGTTCAAGCGGGGGCAGTTGCGCGTCCTGATTCCTTTTTCACGCACCTTCTTTTTCCGGGACAAGGAGCAGGAATTCGGATTAAGCGTCGATATTCTCAAGAGATATGAACAATTCCTTAGTGAGCAAGTTGCTTTTGGAGACAAAAAAACAGAGCTGGTCTTCCTGCCAACCCCAAAAGAACATCTTGTAGATGAGCTCATAGCTGGTAAAGGAGATATAGCTGTTGCAGATATCAACCTGGAACCGGAACAGGAAAACGCAGTGAAACTTGTTTCACCTGTTAACCTGGAAATCCGAGAAATTCTGGTAACTGGTCCGCACTCGCCCCAGTTTAAAAACATCTTCAACCTCTCAGGCCAGGAAATTACACTCCGCGAGAAGAGCCCCTATGCTGCCAGCTTACAAAAACTGAACAATACCCTGAAGTCTATTGGGAAAAAGCCCGTGATCGTCCACTTCGCCGATACCTTTCTTCAAGACGAGGATCTCATAGAGATGACCGCAGCAGGTCTCCTGCCCATGACAGTGGTTGACAGCCATGTCGGGGAGTTTTGGGCCTCTGTTTTCCATAATTTAAAACTTGAGCGTAACATTGCCTTCAGAACCGCTAAGGAAATAAGCTGGGTAATTCGTGCTGATAACCATTTACTCCAGGACAGTGTCAACTTTTTCAAAAAGAACAGCTATATTCCCCAAAACGAGCACCGCGAACTGATAGAATACTACCGAAGAAAAGGCGGCTTTCTTCACGATAATTTGCAACTTGCTGCTTTGGAACGCTATCACAGCCTTGTTCCTCTTTTTGAAGAATACGGGCAGGAATATAAATTCCCTTCTCTTCTTTTAGCGGCTCTTGCGTATCAGGAATCCGAACTTGATGCTTCCTGGATGGGAGAACAGGGTAAGGTGGGGTTAATGGGGGTTGATCCCTCGGCTCTTATGCAGGAAGGGTTGGGAGCAGACCTGAAGCAGGTTCGAAGGGCAGAAGAAAATATTCAAGCAGCAACTGATTATCTCCGATTCCTGGCTGACCATTATTTTTCCTCTTCGCAGCTGAGCGAGTTGGATCGCAATCTGATGGCAATTGCATCATATGCGTCAAGCCCTGAACAGATCATCGCGGCTCGAAAAAAAGCTGCTTTAGCAGGCTATGACCCTGATATCTGGTTCGGGAATGTAGAAACAGCTTTGCTCGCAAACCAGGACAAGGACATCGCACAGTTTGTTCGAAATATTTATAATTATTTTAAGGCATACGAATACTTTCTCGAAAAAAACGTGGAGCAGATTCAGCAGCCCTAG
- a CDS encoding MFS transporter, translating to MDRQERAILSATGYGHFLSHFNMLVFPALALPLSKNFGLDLAATLDLGFWMYLLFGITALPWGILADKFGSKPLLALFYLGGGCSGLAAALFVKTTAQPFAFQLALAGVGLFSGIYHPAGLGWIAKGIPRTAAAMAINGIFGSLGLAMGPLLAGLINWLFGVQAVYFCLGILNFTGILFLLLSQKGTASCTKQNTSKAARQKKEKFSAWKGFLVLLICMMLGGTVYRGATVSLPALFELNLPAVVDAVNGLFAGNNISANVVATVTIGILYLVGMYGQYIGGKFGERFDLRYGYLGFHLITIPFAFLIGWASNMPLILLAALHSFFLLGMQPLENTLVARLTPAWMRSSAYGMKFILTFGVGALSVKLIKYIEQGWGISRVFPTLGIISIFLVLMIGILILSTQQTRS from the coding sequence ATGGACAGGCAGGAACGCGCCATTTTAAGCGCCACTGGTTACGGACATTTTTTGAGCCATTTTAATATGCTGGTTTTTCCAGCCTTGGCCCTTCCTCTCTCGAAAAACTTCGGACTTGATCTTGCAGCAACCCTGGACCTGGGTTTCTGGATGTATCTTCTCTTCGGTATAACGGCCCTGCCCTGGGGAATATTGGCAGACAAATTCGGTTCAAAGCCCCTCCTTGCTCTTTTTTACCTGGGAGGGGGATGCTCCGGCTTGGCCGCTGCTCTTTTTGTTAAGACGACGGCTCAGCCTTTTGCCTTCCAGCTTGCCCTTGCTGGCGTGGGACTTTTCTCCGGCATCTATCATCCGGCAGGCCTGGGCTGGATAGCAAAGGGTATCCCCCGAACTGCTGCCGCGATGGCAATAAACGGAATTTTCGGTAGCCTGGGCCTTGCTATGGGACCGCTCTTGGCAGGACTAATCAACTGGCTCTTCGGTGTTCAAGCGGTGTATTTCTGCTTAGGCATCCTAAATTTTACAGGTATTCTTTTTCTTCTGCTCTCCCAGAAAGGAACAGCAAGCTGTACAAAACAGAACACCTCAAAAGCAGCTCGCCAGAAAAAAGAAAAATTTTCCGCCTGGAAAGGCTTTCTTGTCCTGCTTATCTGCATGATGCTGGGCGGCACGGTCTATCGGGGGGCGACAGTGAGCCTGCCAGCCCTCTTTGAACTCAATCTGCCAGCCGTAGTTGACGCTGTCAATGGACTCTTTGCAGGTAATAATATATCCGCAAATGTGGTCGCCACCGTCACCATAGGTATACTCTATCTTGTTGGGATGTATGGTCAGTATATCGGAGGGAAGTTCGGTGAACGTTTTGACCTCAGGTACGGATATTTGGGATTTCATCTGATCACTATCCCCTTTGCCTTTTTGATTGGATGGGCCTCAAATATGCCACTCATTCTGCTGGCCGCCTTGCATTCCTTCTTTCTACTCGGGATGCAACCCCTGGAGAACACCCTGGTTGCCCGGTTGACACCAGCCTGGATGCGTAGCTCTGCCTATGGAATGAAATTTATCCTGACATTCGGCGTCGGCGCTCTGTCAGTAAAGCTGATTAAATATATTGAACAGGGATGGGGAATTTCTCGCGTCTTCCCAACCCTGGGTATTATCTCTATTTTTCTTGTTCTTATGATCGGCATATTAATCCTGTCGACCCAACAAACACGCTCTTGA
- a CDS encoding TRAP transporter small permease subunit: MRLWDAQKREKKRKKEIINATEICRRSMRALEKIIEQLVHIVEGILAILLLLMVLNVSFDVIMRYFFHNSSVAMQELEWHLFAIILLLGISASLKEEAHVRVDFLYERFSERVKAIINIFGTLVFLLPLALLITMGSYTFVHDSWMINEISENPGGLAYRWLIKGMIPLSFTFLMLTALGYILRNIRKFQEDGK, from the coding sequence ATGAGGCTATGGGACGCTCAAAAAAGAGAAAAAAAGAGAAAAAAAGAGATCATAAACGCTACGGAAATTTGCCGGAGAAGTATGCGGGCGCTGGAAAAAATCATTGAGCAACTTGTTCATATTGTGGAAGGGATACTGGCAATCCTTCTCCTGCTCATGGTCCTGAACGTCTCCTTCGACGTTATCATGCGCTATTTCTTTCATAATTCTTCTGTCGCTATGCAGGAACTGGAGTGGCACCTCTTCGCTATTATCCTTTTACTGGGTATATCAGCCAGCCTCAAGGAAGAGGCACACGTACGGGTTGACTTCCTTTATGAGCGCTTCAGTGAACGAGTAAAGGCCATTATTAATATTTTCGGCACCCTTGTCTTTCTCCTGCCCCTGGCTCTGCTTATTACTATGGGTTCCTACACCTTTGTTCATGATTCCTGGATGATCAACGAAATTTCAGAAAATCCGGGTGGTCTTGCCTATCGTTGGCTGATTAAGGGGATGATCCCTCTGTCCTTTACCTTCCTGATGCTGACGGCCCTGGGATATATCCTGCGAAATATCAGAAAATTTCAGGAGGATGGTAAATGA
- the hslV gene encoding ATP-dependent protease subunit HslV codes for MKLIRSTTILAIRHKGEVVIAGDGQVSLGQTVIKHNARKVRRLYHDKVITGFAGSTADAFTLYDRLEQKLEQFNGNLMRSSVELAKDWRTDKMLRRLEAMMIAVDEKSSLLLSGSGDVIESDNGILAIGSGGSYAQAAATALIAHSDLDAEAIAREAMTIAASICVYTNHNLIVEKV; via the coding sequence ATGAAATTAATACGTTCAACAACTATTCTTGCTATTCGCCATAAAGGCGAGGTCGTCATTGCTGGAGATGGCCAAGTCTCCCTTGGGCAGACAGTTATCAAACATAATGCCCGCAAGGTACGCCGACTGTATCACGACAAGGTTATTACCGGGTTTGCCGGTTCAACAGCTGATGCCTTTACTCTCTATGATAGGCTGGAACAGAAACTGGAACAGTTTAACGGTAACCTGATGCGCTCTTCAGTGGAGTTGGCCAAGGACTGGCGTACCGATAAAATGCTACGGCGCCTTGAGGCCATGATGATTGCGGTAGACGAAAAATCCTCTCTTCTGCTCTCCGGGAGCGGCGATGTGATTGAGTCTGACAACGGTATCTTGGCAATCGGTTCTGGAGGCTCCTATGCCCAGGCGGCAGCAACGGCCCTGATTGCCCATTCCGATCTTGATGCAGAAGCCATAGCACGGGAAGCAATGACTATTGCTGCTTCTATCTGCGTGTATACGAACCATAATCTTATTGTCGAGAAAGTCTAG
- the hslU gene encoding ATP-dependent protease ATPase subunit HslU, giving the protein MTALNSLTPKETVQKLDQYIIGQDEAKRSVAIALRNRWRRQQVQPPLREEIAPKNIIMIGPTGVGKTEIARRLANLAQSPFIKVEASKFTEVGYVGRDVESMVRDLLQLAINMVTKEEEENVTAKAEAAAEERLLDLLLPPAPKKDAHQSGTNTTSAQDDVIALSYNEAFGQDTPSLENNSAGSKQQADSMERTREKLRRMLHSGELNDRLVELHVTSQKPQGPVVEVFSASGLEDMQSSLQDAFSKMFPGQKHERKMKVPEALEYLKKEEAQRLVDTESVTEKAIRRTEQAGIIFLDEIDKIASRSGSGSGSPDVSREGVQRDLLPIVEGSTVTTKYGPVRTDHILFIASGAFYTNKPSDLAPELQGRFPIRVNLNALGEEDFFRILTEPENALIKQYTALMETEGVELKFEEEAIREMARIAVEVNKKTENIGARRLHTVIECVLDELSFDASEREERTFVVTPEYVQKQLLDISDNEDLSRYIL; this is encoded by the coding sequence ATGACTGCGTTGAATTCGTTAACACCGAAAGAAACTGTCCAAAAGCTGGATCAGTATATTATTGGTCAGGATGAGGCAAAACGTTCTGTTGCCATAGCCCTGCGCAACCGCTGGCGCAGGCAGCAGGTGCAGCCTCCCCTGCGCGAGGAAATTGCCCCGAAAAATATCATCATGATTGGCCCCACAGGTGTGGGCAAGACAGAGATTGCGCGCAGACTGGCCAATCTTGCTCAATCCCCCTTTATTAAGGTGGAGGCCTCCAAATTCACAGAGGTAGGCTATGTGGGCCGTGATGTGGAATCGATGGTGCGTGACCTCCTCCAACTGGCCATCAATATGGTGACCAAGGAAGAGGAGGAAAATGTTACAGCCAAAGCCGAGGCCGCAGCGGAAGAGCGTCTACTTGACCTCCTGCTTCCCCCTGCCCCGAAAAAGGATGCGCATCAAAGCGGAACGAATACTACATCCGCTCAAGACGATGTCATAGCCTTATCTTACAATGAAGCCTTTGGTCAGGACACACCTTCGCTGGAGAATAACAGTGCAGGGAGCAAACAACAGGCTGACTCTATGGAGCGAACCCGGGAAAAACTGCGGAGAATGCTACACAGCGGTGAGCTCAATGATCGCCTGGTGGAGCTGCATGTTACCTCCCAAAAGCCTCAGGGACCGGTTGTTGAGGTCTTTTCCGCCTCCGGTCTTGAGGATATGCAATCATCTCTGCAGGATGCCTTTTCCAAAATGTTCCCAGGACAAAAGCATGAGCGCAAGATGAAAGTTCCTGAGGCCCTGGAATACCTGAAAAAGGAAGAGGCACAGCGGCTGGTCGATACGGAGAGCGTGACAGAAAAAGCGATTCGAAGAACTGAGCAGGCTGGAATCATCTTTCTTGACGAGATAGATAAAATTGCCTCCCGGAGCGGTTCCGGTTCAGGCTCTCCTGATGTGTCACGTGAGGGGGTGCAACGTGATCTCTTGCCCATTGTTGAGGGATCCACAGTAACCACCAAATACGGCCCTGTGCGCACTGACCACATTCTCTTTATAGCCTCTGGTGCCTTTTATACCAATAAGCCGTCAGACCTTGCCCCGGAGCTCCAGGGACGGTTTCCCATTCGGGTCAATCTGAATGCGCTTGGCGAGGAAGACTTTTTTCGGATCCTCACCGAACCGGAGAATGCCTTAATTAAACAGTATACAGCCCTGATGGAAACCGAAGGTGTGGAGCTGAAATTTGAAGAAGAGGCTATCCGGGAAATGGCACGAATCGCTGTGGAAGTGAACAAGAAGACGGAAAACATCGGAGCGCGTCGTTTACACACGGTGATAGAGTGTGTGCTGGATGAGCTCTCTTTTGATGCCTCAGAACGTGAGGAGCGTACCTTTGTTGTCACCCCTGAGTACGTTCAGAAGCAGCTACTCGATATCTCTGATAATGAGGACCTGAGCAGGTATATCTTGTAA
- a CDS encoding TRAP transporter large permease subunit — MIGIIMFFAALLLLLLGYPVAFSFGAAAIVFGFIGAIVELQPHPALMDIMEEFFLMFSMMPFRIYAMMSNTILMAVPLFILMGIILQKSKLAERLLESMGQLFGRVRGGLAVSTVLVGTLLAASTGIVGASVIAMGVISLPVMLKYGYNKSLATGTICASGTLGQIIPPSIVLIILGDVFQLPVGDLFHAALKPGLVLVGSYIIYILLLGYLKPSYAPCITPPAGLSGEEEKGSWQQALLAILPPLLLIILVLGSIFAGIATPTESASVGALGAMLLAALYKKLRWQILMDSCRETVRITAMVFAVLIGATAFSMVFVYTGADMLVEEFMLSLPGEKWGFLLLSMSAIMFLGFFIDFIEISYIVVPILLPVAETVGIEPMWFALLIAINLQTSFLTPPFGFSLFYLKGVCPPEVRTLDIYKGVLPFILLQVLVLMTMMLFPHLYGLTI; from the coding sequence ATGATTGGGATCATCATGTTCTTTGCCGCCCTCCTGCTCCTGCTACTCGGATACCCTGTTGCCTTTTCTTTTGGAGCCGCAGCAATCGTTTTCGGTTTTATCGGTGCGATTGTTGAGCTGCAACCACATCCGGCCCTGATGGATATCATGGAAGAATTCTTCCTTATGTTTTCCATGATGCCCTTTCGGATCTACGCCATGATGTCCAACACCATCCTGATGGCGGTTCCACTCTTTATCTTGATGGGAATTATCCTGCAAAAATCAAAACTGGCTGAGCGCCTGCTGGAATCTATGGGCCAGCTCTTCGGTAGAGTGCGCGGCGGTCTGGCCGTCTCCACCGTGCTTGTGGGCACCCTTTTAGCTGCATCCACCGGGATAGTCGGCGCTTCAGTCATCGCAATGGGTGTGATTTCCTTACCGGTCATGTTAAAATATGGCTACAATAAATCCTTGGCTACAGGCACCATCTGTGCTTCCGGTACCCTTGGCCAAATTATCCCACCCTCCATCGTTCTTATCATTCTTGGTGATGTTTTCCAGCTCCCAGTGGGGGATCTCTTTCATGCGGCTCTCAAGCCGGGACTTGTGTTGGTTGGCAGCTATATTATTTATATACTCCTGCTCGGATATCTGAAGCCAAGTTATGCGCCCTGCATTACACCCCCGGCCGGACTTTCCGGCGAGGAGGAAAAAGGCTCCTGGCAGCAGGCACTGCTGGCGATTTTACCGCCCCTTCTCCTGATTATCCTGGTGCTCGGCTCTATCTTTGCCGGAATAGCTACTCCCACCGAGTCTGCTTCGGTAGGAGCCTTAGGCGCTATGCTCCTGGCAGCTCTTTATAAAAAACTGCGCTGGCAGATCCTTATGGACTCCTGCCGGGAAACAGTGCGCATCACGGCTATGGTCTTTGCCGTCCTTATCGGCGCAACTGCCTTCTCAATGGTCTTTGTCTACACTGGGGCAGATATGCTGGTGGAAGAATTCATGCTCAGCTTACCCGGTGAAAAATGGGGCTTTTTGTTGCTCTCTATGTCAGCAATTATGTTTCTTGGTTTTTTTATTGATTTTATAGAAATATCCTATATTGTCGTTCCTATCCTTCTTCCGGTTGCAGAGACCGTAGGTATTGAGCCGATGTGGTTTGCACTTCTTATCGCTATAAACCTGCAAACCTCCTTTTTGACACCACCCTTCGGATTCTCGCTCTTCTATTTGAAGGGTGTATGTCCGCCAGAAGTACGGACCCTTGATATTTACAAGGGAGTTTTGCCCTTTATTTTGCTTCAGGTTCTGGTCCTTATGACCATGATGCTCTTTCCGCACCTATACGGTCTGACGATCTGA